A stretch of Microbacterium caowuchunii DNA encodes these proteins:
- a CDS encoding glutamine amidotransferase: MKPFALLATRAEDLPADEEYALFLRYTGLDERDLLRIRMESAPLPPLDLDGLSGILVGGGPFNASDPPEQKSPTQHRVESEFAALLDEVVARDVPFLGACYGVGTLGAHQGATIDRTHAEPISIVPVTLTDEGAADPIFAEMPRTFSAFVGHKEAIRTLPPHLTLLAGSPACPVQAFRAGRNVYATQFHPELDVEGISTRIRAYAGHGYFADGELPSTLSAVRTTSVTEPSRMLRTFVERFAR; the protein is encoded by the coding sequence GTGAAGCCCTTCGCGCTCTTGGCCACCCGCGCCGAGGACCTGCCCGCGGATGAGGAGTATGCGCTCTTCCTGCGATACACGGGCCTCGACGAACGCGACCTCCTCCGCATCCGGATGGAATCGGCTCCGCTCCCTCCGCTCGACCTCGACGGGCTCTCCGGCATCCTGGTCGGCGGGGGCCCGTTCAACGCCTCCGACCCTCCCGAGCAGAAGTCCCCCACCCAGCACCGCGTCGAGAGCGAGTTCGCGGCGCTGCTGGACGAGGTCGTGGCGCGCGACGTCCCGTTCCTCGGGGCCTGCTACGGCGTGGGCACGCTCGGCGCCCATCAGGGGGCGACCATCGACCGCACCCACGCGGAGCCCATCTCGATCGTGCCGGTGACCCTCACGGACGAAGGAGCGGCGGACCCGATCTTCGCCGAGATGCCGCGGACCTTCTCCGCCTTCGTGGGGCACAAGGAGGCCATCCGCACGCTGCCGCCGCATCTGACCCTGCTCGCCGGGTCGCCGGCGTGCCCGGTCCAGGCGTTCCGCGCCGGACGCAACGTCTATGCGACGCAGTTCCATCCGGAGCTCGACGTCGAGGGGATCTCGACACGCATCCGGGCGTACGCGGGTCACGGCTACTTCGCCGACGGGGAGCTCCCGTCGACCCTCAGCGCGGTGCGCACCACATCCGTCACCGAGCCGTCCCGGATGCTGCGGACGTTCGTGGAGCGCTTCGCCCGCTGA
- a CDS encoding thioester domain-containing protein has translation MTISSFTHVNRSPFRAMTRSSHRNPRREWLPVLGSLAAAALILLPFGQAAQANIPDDPAPIAEPNVGPNTEIYASTTGDGQDVTGGRPATGTTQDPTAPYPDAPPAGYTGVSTFAGTIITRAVSDPSLTAEMYCINLGVQTASGVGYESGTWDESDVSNIGYVTYIVNNYYPTSGAPASLGSDDERAAAVQAAIWYFTDGFVLTAGTNAVRTAAAAIVADAQTNGPVVEPPAPEVSIAPPAASAPVGAAAGPFTVTAENAAQVTVSVPTGYAMFADAGATQPIANDSAVDSGTEIWVTSTSTEANETTLRARAVVTVQRGQVYLYDGNTPGRTDAQRLILADTTELDALAEATPSFFATGGLTVNKAFAGEGVGSQGAIQLSIECGGGYVFTADIAAGAEDAQEFTYSGIPVGNTCTVTEPTTGANTVVDVTTDAPQSATVTEEGAAVTVTNTVTFLPGSLLLTKALSGAAAGQQGEIVIDVVCGDVLDESFVVPAGSAAGEYTQTYGDLPAGTECTVSESSTGANQQVRVVASEAVTIAIEAGAVAEATLTNDVTVIPPVTPPRPGGTVLGALPATGAGSPTSVFLAGGAVLALGLVMVGAGYRARRGVADTGTE, from the coding sequence GTGACCATCAGCAGCTTCACCCACGTGAATCGCTCACCCTTCCGCGCCATGACGCGCTCCTCCCACCGAAATCCCCGCCGCGAATGGCTCCCCGTTCTCGGTTCGCTCGCCGCCGCCGCGCTCATCCTGCTTCCGTTCGGCCAGGCCGCGCAGGCGAACATCCCGGACGATCCTGCTCCCATCGCGGAGCCGAACGTGGGACCCAACACCGAGATCTACGCCAGCACCACCGGCGACGGTCAAGACGTGACCGGTGGCCGGCCGGCGACCGGCACCACGCAGGATCCCACCGCCCCCTATCCGGATGCGCCGCCGGCCGGATACACCGGGGTGTCCACCTTCGCCGGCACGATCATCACCCGGGCCGTATCGGACCCCTCCCTCACAGCGGAGATGTACTGCATCAACCTCGGGGTGCAGACGGCGAGCGGCGTCGGGTACGAATCGGGGACGTGGGACGAATCCGATGTCTCGAACATCGGGTATGTGACCTACATCGTGAACAACTACTACCCGACGTCCGGGGCTCCGGCGTCGCTGGGCAGCGACGACGAGCGGGCGGCCGCCGTCCAAGCGGCGATCTGGTACTTCACCGATGGATTCGTCCTGACGGCCGGTACGAACGCCGTACGCACTGCGGCGGCGGCCATCGTCGCCGACGCGCAGACGAACGGTCCGGTCGTCGAGCCTCCCGCGCCGGAGGTCTCCATCGCACCGCCCGCCGCATCGGCTCCGGTCGGTGCTGCCGCCGGACCGTTCACCGTGACCGCGGAGAACGCCGCGCAGGTGACGGTGTCGGTGCCCACCGGCTACGCCATGTTCGCCGACGCGGGGGCGACGCAACCGATCGCGAACGACTCGGCCGTCGACTCGGGCACCGAGATCTGGGTGACCAGCACGTCGACGGAGGCGAACGAGACCACCCTGCGTGCCAGAGCGGTCGTCACCGTCCAGCGGGGACAGGTGTACCTGTACGACGGCAACACGCCGGGCCGTACCGACGCGCAGCGGCTCATCCTCGCGGACACCACCGAACTCGACGCGCTCGCCGAGGCGACGCCGTCGTTCTTCGCGACCGGCGGCCTGACGGTGAACAAGGCGTTCGCGGGTGAAGGCGTCGGTTCGCAGGGAGCCATCCAGCTCTCGATCGAGTGCGGCGGAGGGTACGTCTTCACCGCGGACATCGCCGCCGGTGCGGAGGATGCCCAGGAGTTCACCTACTCCGGCATCCCGGTGGGCAACACCTGCACCGTGACGGAACCGACGACGGGCGCCAACACCGTCGTCGACGTGACCACGGATGCGCCGCAATCGGCGACGGTGACGGAGGAGGGAGCGGCGGTGACGGTGACGAACACCGTGACGTTCCTGCCCGGCTCCCTGCTCCTGACGAAGGCGCTCAGCGGTGCCGCGGCGGGTCAGCAGGGAGAGATCGTCATCGACGTCGTCTGCGGCGACGTGCTGGACGAGTCCTTCGTGGTCCCGGCGGGCAGTGCCGCGGGGGAGTACACCCAGACGTACGGGGATCTGCCTGCAGGGACGGAGTGCACGGTGAGCGAGTCCTCGACCGGAGCGAATCAGCAGGTCCGGGTCGTCGCCAGCGAGGCGGTGACCATCGCCATCGAGGCGGGCGCCGTGGCGGAGGCCACGCTGACGAACGACGTCACCGTCATCCCGCCGGTGACCCCGCCGCGGCCCGGCGGAACCGTCTTGGGTGCGCTTCCGGCGACCGGCGCAGGCTCGCCCACCTCGGTGTTCCTCGCCGGGGGAGCGGTCCTGGCTCTGGGGCTCGTGATGGTGGGTGCCGGCTACCGAGCGCGCCGAGGCGTCGCGGACACCGGCACGGAGTGA
- a CDS encoding response regulator: MTLARLTGGPLDGQVLPLDESIDDTLIVPFAEGQLVYRRVGELENTGDDDGPTEAHFTYAESTEPLAPTAGELDDVDNA; encoded by the coding sequence ATGACACTCGCACGACTGACCGGTGGCCCCCTCGACGGGCAGGTCCTCCCGCTCGACGAGAGCATCGACGACACGCTGATCGTCCCCTTCGCCGAGGGACAGCTCGTCTACCGCCGGGTGGGTGAACTGGAGAACACCGGCGACGACGACGGGCCGACCGAGGCCCACTTCACCTACGCCGAGTCGACCGAGCCGCTGGCCCCGACGGCCGGCGAGCTGGACGACGTCGACAACGCGTGA
- a CDS encoding copper resistance CopC family protein, producing MIASGIPTRARRTLASTLAALVLALLALMVSASPAAAHDELVSTDPAAGSTVDALPAQLTLGYSAELLSQGSGTVVEVTDAAGASLTDGEPTVDGAVVVQPLAGDAEGTVTVVWRVVSSDGHPIAGEFSFEVAAAAPAETPTAETAATPSETAESTPEPTMTALVVDEDTDEPASPLPWVIGAIAVVAVIVLVVWLLGARARQQKQLARDRTAGRTGRDER from the coding sequence GTGATCGCATCCGGTATCCCCACGCGTGCCCGTCGGACCCTCGCGTCCACGCTCGCCGCCCTCGTGCTCGCCCTCCTCGCCCTGATGGTGTCGGCCTCCCCCGCCGCAGCCCACGACGAGCTCGTCTCCACGGACCCCGCCGCGGGATCCACGGTCGACGCACTGCCCGCACAGCTCACGCTCGGCTACAGCGCCGAACTCCTCTCCCAGGGTTCGGGCACGGTGGTCGAGGTGACGGATGCCGCCGGCGCCTCGCTCACCGACGGCGAGCCGACGGTCGACGGCGCCGTCGTCGTGCAGCCCCTGGCCGGTGATGCCGAAGGAACCGTGACCGTGGTGTGGCGCGTGGTCTCCAGCGACGGCCACCCCATCGCCGGCGAGTTCTCCTTCGAGGTCGCGGCGGCGGCACCGGCCGAGACCCCCACCGCCGAGACCGCCGCGACGCCGTCCGAGACCGCGGAGTCCACCCCGGAACCCACCATGACGGCCCTGGTCGTCGACGAGGACACGGACGAGCCCGCGAGCCCCCTGCCCTGGGTGATCGGAGCGATCGCCGTGGTCGCCGTCATCGTCCTGGTGGTCTGGCTCCTCGGCGCCCGCGCACGCCAGCAGAAGCAGCTCGCCCGCGACCGCACGGCCGGACGGACGGGCCGCGACGAGCGATAG
- a CDS encoding MerR family transcriptional regulator — protein MNAGELLGDIPLDADLLFTDGLPQMDDEVGYRGAVAARAAGITYRQLDYWARTELVEPTVRGASGSGSQRLYGFRDILVLKLVKRLLDTGISLQQIRTAVEQLRVAGIRDLTGTTLMSDGASVYLCTSNDEVIDLVSRGQGVFGIAVGKVLREVESTLVDFDGQATDPSDELAVRRVRRTA, from the coding sequence ATGAACGCAGGCGAACTGCTCGGCGACATCCCTCTCGACGCCGACCTCCTGTTCACGGACGGCCTCCCGCAGATGGACGACGAGGTGGGCTACCGCGGTGCGGTCGCCGCCCGCGCCGCCGGCATCACGTACCGTCAGCTGGACTACTGGGCCCGCACCGAGCTCGTGGAACCCACGGTGCGCGGGGCGAGCGGCTCGGGATCGCAGCGGCTCTACGGTTTCCGCGACATCCTGGTCCTCAAGCTCGTGAAGCGTCTGCTGGACACCGGCATCTCGCTGCAGCAGATCCGCACCGCCGTCGAGCAGCTGCGCGTCGCCGGCATCCGGGACCTCACCGGCACGACCCTCATGAGCGACGGTGCGTCCGTCTATTTGTGCACCTCCAACGACGAGGTCATCGACCTCGTCAGCCGCGGTCAGGGCGTCTTCGGCATCGCCGTGGGCAAGGTCCTGCGCGAGGTCGAGTCGACGCTGGTTGACTTCGACGGGCAGGCCACGGACCCGAGCGACGAGCTCGCCGTCCGTCGCGTCCGCCGCACCGCCTGA
- a CDS encoding MerR family transcriptional regulator, which produces MGAASARGRSEAAGLLSIGQVLARLTPDFPALTSSKLRFLEVQGIVTPRRTESGYRKFTPADLERLRLALTLQRDHYLPLSVIREYLDDIDAGRDPAPPADSVPRSIMPTARRYRRDELLRTAGAGAQLLNDALSTGLITGGETYDEQALGMLRALVALDRHGIEPRHLRNLKQSAERDVALVESALAPLRRRPDAASRGRAADIAPELARRISDVREALIRASLDRLDI; this is translated from the coding sequence ATGGGGGCTGCTTCCGCCCGTGGCCGCAGCGAGGCCGCGGGCCTTCTGAGTATCGGCCAGGTGCTGGCGCGGCTCACCCCGGACTTCCCCGCCCTGACTTCCAGCAAGCTGCGCTTCCTGGAGGTGCAGGGCATCGTCACGCCCCGTCGCACCGAGTCCGGGTACCGCAAGTTCACGCCCGCGGATCTGGAGCGGCTGCGTCTGGCCCTCACGCTGCAGCGTGACCACTACCTTCCCCTCAGCGTGATCCGCGAGTACCTCGACGACATCGACGCCGGACGCGACCCCGCGCCGCCCGCGGACTCGGTGCCGCGGTCGATCATGCCCACCGCCCGGCGTTACCGCAGGGACGAGTTGCTGCGGACCGCCGGCGCGGGCGCCCAGCTGCTCAACGACGCCCTCAGCACCGGTCTGATCACCGGCGGGGAGACCTACGACGAACAGGCGCTCGGGATGCTGCGCGCCCTCGTCGCGCTCGACCGGCACGGCATCGAGCCGCGTCACCTGCGCAACCTGAAGCAGAGCGCCGAGCGCGACGTGGCGCTCGTGGAGTCCGCGCTGGCGCCGTTGCGGCGGCGTCCGGACGCGGCATCGCGGGGTCGCGCCGCCGACATCGCGCCCGAACTCGCCCGGCGCATCAGCGACGTGAGGGAAGCACTCATCCGCGCCTCCCTCGACCGACTCGACATCTGA
- a CDS encoding CYTH domain-containing protein, translating to MSDGYDEPTRTVEVEVKFDVDEAAILPDWSGLPGVTAVGAPELRELDARYLDTEDLALGRARVALRRRTGGPDAGWHVKSSAVDGRHEWHWPLGESEELPEVVAAAVRTWGAPPFTPLARIRNRRTAYALTDAAGGLVAEVVDDHVTATAERTGSVSSWREWEIELGPAAPADERWRSGFFSAVAELVAAAGGRPAASESKLGRALGL from the coding sequence GTGAGCGACGGATACGACGAACCCACGCGCACCGTCGAGGTCGAGGTGAAGTTCGACGTCGACGAGGCGGCGATCCTGCCGGACTGGTCCGGCCTGCCGGGCGTCACCGCCGTCGGCGCTCCCGAACTCCGCGAGCTCGACGCTCGCTACCTCGACACCGAGGATCTCGCCCTCGGCCGGGCCCGCGTGGCGCTGCGGCGCCGTACCGGGGGACCCGACGCCGGATGGCACGTGAAGAGCTCCGCTGTCGACGGCCGGCACGAGTGGCACTGGCCGCTGGGTGAGTCCGAAGAGCTCCCGGAGGTCGTCGCCGCTGCCGTCCGGACGTGGGGTGCACCGCCGTTCACGCCGCTCGCCCGCATCCGCAATCGGCGGACCGCTTACGCGCTCACGGACGCCGCCGGTGGTCTCGTCGCCGAGGTCGTGGACGATCACGTGACGGCGACGGCCGAGCGCACGGGGTCCGTCAGCAGCTGGCGCGAGTGGGAGATCGAGCTCGGTCCCGCCGCGCCCGCCGACGAACGATGGCGCAGCGGGTTCTTCTCCGCCGTGGCGGAGCTCGTGGCCGCGGCCGGGGGGCGCCCCGCTGCATCCGAATCCAAGCTCGGACGGGCACTCGGTCTCTGA
- a CDS encoding DUF2809 domain-containing protein — MTPATRRRAAALVAAVVSVGMGLGIHLLAPDTAASDVAGDLLYPLLVYALVVLVGPRLPAVAVSAVTLGWCVAVEAFQVTGLPAEWAAAFPPVVLVFGTVFDPRDIAVYAVAAIGAGLVDAFTRPRREDWG, encoded by the coding sequence GTGACCCCCGCGACCCGCCGTCGTGCGGCCGCGCTCGTCGCGGCGGTCGTCTCGGTGGGGATGGGGCTCGGCATCCATCTGCTGGCGCCGGACACGGCCGCGAGCGATGTGGCCGGGGATCTGCTGTACCCGCTCCTCGTCTACGCGCTCGTCGTGCTCGTGGGGCCGCGCCTGCCGGCCGTGGCGGTCTCCGCCGTCACGCTCGGCTGGTGCGTCGCGGTGGAAGCCTTCCAGGTCACCGGGCTCCCGGCGGAGTGGGCCGCGGCCTTCCCTCCCGTCGTGCTGGTGTTCGGCACGGTCTTCGACCCGCGGGACATCGCCGTCTACGCCGTCGCCGCGATCGGCGCGGGTCTCGTCGACGCCTTCACCCGGCCCCGACGGGAAGACTGGGGATAG
- a CDS encoding prepilin peptidase, whose amino-acid sequence MADAGGGGWVPVLLVLAYAGFAVLSLVLAVVDLRFHRLPNRLVLPAYPVALILLGVAAIAGGDPGAIGRAVLGGLLVFTFYLLLRMLQPGGIGGGDVKLAGLVGVLLGFAGWEALAIGVFSGFLCGGLYSMVAIAARRADRRTRVAFGPWMLLGAWIGLAVQMLGR is encoded by the coding sequence ATGGCGGATGCAGGGGGCGGCGGATGGGTGCCGGTCCTGCTCGTCCTCGCCTACGCGGGGTTCGCCGTGCTGAGCCTCGTCCTCGCGGTGGTGGACCTGCGGTTCCACCGGCTGCCCAACAGGCTCGTCCTGCCCGCATACCCCGTCGCGCTGATCCTCCTCGGAGTCGCCGCGATCGCGGGTGGCGACCCCGGGGCGATCGGGCGCGCCGTGCTCGGCGGACTGCTCGTGTTCACGTTCTACCTGCTGCTGCGGATGCTGCAGCCGGGCGGGATCGGCGGCGGCGACGTGAAGCTCGCCGGGCTCGTCGGGGTCCTCCTCGGATTCGCGGGGTGGGAGGCCCTGGCGATCGGTGTGTTCAGCGGGTTCCTCTGCGGCGGGCTGTACAGCATGGTCGCGATCGCGGCGCGGCGGGCGGACCGGCGCACCCGGGTGGCCTTCGGCCCGTGGATGCTGCTCGGGGCGTGGATCGGCCTCGCGGTGCAGATGCTCGGTCGGTGA
- a CDS encoding FHA domain-containing protein: protein MPNHDTTQTFGHDSDLSFVPFGSELSDAEMEAIEALPSRAALFIVRSGPTAGARYLLDTDVTTVGRHPDADIFFDDVTVSRRHAEITRVGSAFEIVDQRSLNGTYVNGERVDRAILSNGAEVRIGKFRLNFFVSPADLSAAADA from the coding sequence ATGCCGAACCACGACACCACCCAGACGTTCGGGCACGACTCGGACCTGTCGTTCGTGCCGTTCGGCAGTGAGCTGAGCGATGCCGAGATGGAGGCGATCGAAGCGCTGCCCTCGCGGGCGGCGCTGTTCATCGTCCGTTCCGGCCCGACCGCCGGAGCGCGCTATCTCCTGGACACCGACGTGACCACGGTGGGTCGCCATCCGGACGCCGACATCTTCTTCGACGATGTCACCGTGTCGCGGCGTCACGCCGAGATCACGCGGGTCGGATCCGCCTTCGAGATCGTCGACCAGCGCTCCCTGAACGGGACGTACGTGAACGGGGAGCGCGTGGACCGCGCCATCCTCTCCAACGGTGCGGAAGTGCGCATCGGCAAGTTCCGGCTGAACTTCTTCGTCTCGCCCGCCGATCTCTCTGCGGCCGCGGACGCCTGA
- the lpdA gene encoding dihydrolipoyl dehydrogenase yields MPHYDVVILGAGPGGYVAAVRSAQLGLSTAIIEEKYWGGVCLNVGCIPSKALLKNAELAHTFTHKAKLFGMSGDVTFDYGVAWDRSREVADGRVKGIHYLMKKNKVTEYQGRGSFVDDHSIDVTKGDGSVERVTFDNAIISTGSTVRLLPGVTLSDNVVTYEEQILSRDLPGSIVIVGAGAIGMEFAYVMSNYGVKVTIIEFLDRALPNEDADVSKEIQKQYRNYGIDILTSTKVESVVDGGSSVTVTYTDNKSGAQGSIEADKVLMSIGFAPRVEGFGLEKTGVQLTERGAIAIDDYMRTNVPHIFAIGDVTAKLQLAHVAEAQGVVAAETIGKAETMTLGDYRMMPRATFCSPQVASFGLTEQQAKDAGHEIKVATFPFMANGKAHGLGEPVGFVKLIADAEHLELLGGHMIGPDVSELLPELTLAQKWDLTALELARNVHTHPTLSEALQEAFHGLAGHMINF; encoded by the coding sequence ATGCCTCATTACGACGTCGTCATCCTCGGCGCCGGCCCCGGCGGTTACGTCGCGGCCGTCCGAAGCGCCCAGTTGGGCCTGTCCACCGCGATCATCGAAGAGAAGTACTGGGGCGGTGTCTGCCTGAACGTCGGCTGCATCCCCTCCAAGGCGCTCCTGAAGAACGCGGAGCTCGCCCACACCTTCACCCACAAGGCGAAACTCTTCGGCATGTCCGGGGACGTGACGTTCGACTACGGCGTGGCGTGGGATCGCAGCCGCGAGGTGGCCGACGGCCGCGTCAAGGGCATCCACTACCTGATGAAGAAGAACAAGGTCACCGAGTACCAGGGCCGCGGTTCCTTCGTCGACGACCACTCCATCGACGTCACCAAGGGCGACGGCTCGGTCGAACGCGTCACCTTCGACAACGCGATCATCTCGACCGGTTCCACCGTGCGTCTCCTGCCGGGCGTTACCCTCAGCGACAACGTCGTGACCTACGAGGAGCAGATCCTCTCCCGGGACCTCCCGGGCTCGATCGTCATCGTCGGCGCGGGCGCCATCGGCATGGAGTTCGCCTACGTCATGTCGAACTACGGCGTGAAGGTCACGATCATCGAGTTCCTCGACCGTGCGCTCCCGAATGAGGACGCCGATGTGTCGAAGGAGATCCAGAAGCAGTACCGCAACTACGGCATCGACATCCTCACCTCCACCAAGGTGGAATCGGTCGTCGACGGCGGATCGTCGGTGACGGTGACCTATACCGACAACAAGTCGGGCGCACAGGGGTCGATCGAGGCCGACAAGGTGCTCATGTCGATCGGATTCGCCCCGCGGGTCGAGGGCTTCGGCCTGGAGAAGACCGGCGTGCAGCTCACCGAGCGCGGCGCGATCGCCATCGACGACTACATGCGCACCAACGTGCCGCACATCTTCGCCATCGGTGACGTCACCGCGAAGCTGCAGCTGGCGCACGTGGCCGAGGCGCAGGGCGTCGTCGCAGCGGAGACCATCGGCAAGGCCGAGACCATGACGCTCGGCGACTACCGGATGATGCCGCGCGCGACCTTCTGCTCCCCGCAGGTGGCCTCGTTCGGCCTCACCGAGCAGCAGGCCAAGGACGCCGGTCACGAGATCAAGGTGGCGACCTTCCCGTTCATGGCGAACGGAAAGGCGCACGGCCTCGGCGAGCCGGTCGGCTTCGTCAAGCTGATCGCGGACGCGGAGCACCTCGAGCTCCTCGGCGGCCACATGATCGGACCGGACGTCTCGGAGCTCCTGCCGGAGCTGACCCTGGCCCAGAAGTGGGACCTCACGGCTCTCGAGCTCGCCCGCAACGTGCACACGCACCCGACGCTGTCCGAGGCCCTGCAGGAGGCCTTCCACGGCCTGGCGGGGCACATGATCAACTTCTGA
- a CDS encoding DUF1905 domain-containing protein produces the protein MQFVFDAVLFRWDSRTDSAYYLVEVPALFSAEIREIPRMRRGFGSVRVEAGAAGLRWRTSIFPDAANGTYHLPIKRAVRDAAQAGEGDTLTIDLRVLEG, from the coding sequence ATGCAGTTCGTGTTCGACGCCGTGCTGTTCCGGTGGGACTCCCGCACCGACAGCGCCTACTACCTCGTGGAGGTGCCCGCCCTGTTCAGTGCCGAGATCCGGGAGATCCCCCGGATGCGGCGCGGCTTCGGTTCGGTGCGGGTGGAAGCCGGTGCGGCCGGACTGCGCTGGCGCACCTCGATCTTCCCCGACGCCGCGAACGGCACATACCACCTGCCGATCAAGCGTGCCGTCCGTGATGCGGCACAGGCGGGGGAGGGCGACACCCTGACCATCGACCTGCGGGTGCTGGAGGGCTGA
- a CDS encoding YihY/virulence factor BrkB family protein — protein sequence MPEPAATTAPPPRGIVPRLIAWALERTLVRAFLLYAEHRGPQLADSVTYRTLFSVFAGVLLGFSVGALWLSGNPQAWDAIIAAVDAAIPGLVGEDGLVDPSAVEAPASLTVAGVISLVGLVGAAIGAIGSLRLALRTLADRLADDVLFIWVILRNLALAIAIGALLALSAAMSFLGTASISTVTDWLGLEERSPIVGGATWAVSVLVIFALDTAVIMLLFRSLAGLRPPAKALWTGALLGGVGLTVLQQLSGLFVGGASANPLLASFASLIALLLWFNLSAQVILIASAVIITITREQEDRVRARFGARTFAQRRLRRAEDTVSSAVAELEQARAMEEKERLGAAEGK from the coding sequence ATGCCGGAACCCGCCGCCACCACGGCCCCGCCCCCGCGGGGCATCGTCCCGCGCCTGATCGCGTGGGCGCTCGAGCGCACCCTGGTGCGCGCGTTCCTGCTCTACGCCGAACATCGGGGCCCCCAGCTGGCGGACAGCGTCACCTACCGCACCCTGTTCAGCGTCTTCGCCGGTGTCCTCCTGGGATTCTCGGTCGGGGCGTTGTGGCTGTCCGGGAACCCGCAGGCCTGGGACGCGATCATCGCCGCGGTGGACGCCGCGATCCCCGGGCTCGTCGGTGAGGACGGCCTCGTCGACCCGTCCGCCGTGGAAGCGCCCGCGAGCCTCACGGTCGCCGGGGTGATCTCCCTCGTCGGTCTGGTCGGGGCCGCGATCGGTGCCATCGGGTCGCTGCGGCTGGCGCTGCGGACGCTGGCGGACAGGCTCGCCGACGACGTGCTGTTCATCTGGGTGATCCTGCGGAACCTCGCCCTCGCCATCGCGATCGGGGCGTTGCTGGCCCTCTCCGCCGCCATGAGCTTCCTCGGCACCGCGTCGATCTCCACGGTGACGGATTGGCTGGGGCTCGAGGAGCGTTCCCCGATCGTCGGGGGGGCGACCTGGGCGGTGTCGGTGCTGGTGATCTTCGCTCTGGATACGGCCGTGATCATGCTGCTGTTCCGGTCGCTCGCCGGACTCCGCCCGCCGGCCAAGGCGCTGTGGACCGGCGCGCTCCTCGGGGGAGTGGGGCTGACGGTGCTCCAGCAGCTGTCCGGCCTCTTCGTCGGCGGGGCGAGCGCCAACCCCCTGCTGGCCTCCTTCGCGTCCCTGATCGCGCTGCTGCTCTGGTTCAATCTGTCCGCTCAGGTGATCCTCATCGCGAGCGCGGTCATCATCACGATCACCCGGGAGCAGGAGGACCGGGTGCGCGCCCGCTTCGGCGCCCGGACCTTCGCGCAGCGCCGGCTCCGGCGGGCCGAGGACACCGTGTCGTCCGCGGTGGCCGAACTGGAGCAGGCACGGGCCATGGAGGAGAAGGAGCGCCTCGGCGCGGCGGAGGGGAAATGA
- a CDS encoding aldo/keto reductase — translation MQTRTLGATGRTVSAIGLGTWQLGADWGTVDDADARRVLETSADAGVTLFDTADVYGDGRSEQTIGNFLAGRPGHGITVATKMGRRLAQEPANYTPENFRAWTDRSRRNLGVATLDLVQLHCPPTSVIEDPATYEALDALVEQGTIAAYGVSVETCAQALAAISRPHVSNVQIIVNPFRLKPLDDVLPAAAEAGVAVFARVPLASGLLSGRYTAATTFAADDHRAYNRHGEAFDRGETFSGVDFETGLTAASELAAALPADVPLPAATLAWIAALPGVTSVIPGARTPDQARANADAAALLDGGFDLSGFDTAVRRVYDERLRAQIHPNW, via the coding sequence ATGCAGACCCGCACCCTCGGAGCGACCGGACGCACCGTTTCGGCCATCGGTCTCGGTACCTGGCAGCTCGGTGCCGACTGGGGCACAGTCGACGATGCCGACGCGCGTCGTGTGCTGGAGACCTCGGCGGATGCCGGGGTCACCCTGTTCGACACCGCGGACGTCTACGGCGACGGGCGCAGTGAGCAGACCATCGGGAACTTCCTCGCGGGGCGGCCGGGGCACGGGATCACGGTGGCCACCAAGATGGGCCGTCGCCTCGCGCAGGAACCGGCGAACTACACGCCAGAGAACTTCCGGGCGTGGACGGACCGCTCCCGCCGGAACCTCGGTGTCGCGACGCTCGACCTCGTTCAGCTGCACTGCCCGCCGACGAGTGTGATCGAGGACCCGGCCACGTACGAGGCGCTCGATGCGCTCGTCGAGCAGGGGACGATCGCCGCCTACGGCGTGTCCGTGGAGACCTGTGCGCAGGCGCTCGCGGCCATCTCCCGCCCGCACGTGTCGAACGTGCAGATCATCGTGAACCCCTTCCGGCTCAAGCCCCTCGACGACGTGCTCCCGGCAGCAGCGGAGGCGGGTGTCGCCGTCTTCGCCCGGGTGCCGCTCGCGTCCGGACTCCTCTCCGGCCGGTACACCGCGGCGACCACCTTCGCCGCGGACGACCACCGTGCCTACAACCGGCACGGTGAGGCGTTCGACCGCGGTGAGACCTTCTCCGGCGTGGACTTCGAGACGGGTCTCACCGCGGCATCCGAGCTCGCCGCCGCGCTGCCGGCCGACGTCCCGCTCCCCGCCGCCACCCTCGCCTGGATCGCCGCGCTGCCCGGCGTGACGAGCGTCATCCCGGGGGCACGCACCCCCGATCAGGCACGCGCCAACGCCGACGCGGCGGCCCTGCTCGACGGCGGGTTCGACCTGAGCGGGTTCGACACCGCGGTCCGGCGCGTGTACGACGAGCGGCTGCGCGCGCAGATCCACCCGAACTGGTGA